The Acanthochromis polyacanthus isolate Apoly-LR-REF ecotype Palm Island chromosome 10, KAUST_Apoly_ChrSc, whole genome shotgun sequence genome includes the window AGTAGAATCAATCAACACTTTATAGCTACCAATTATGAGATGCTCTGGCAAATCAGATTTACCATAATGGCTGGAAATCGAAGCCAAATGTAACCATGTCACAGAGAAAAAACACTATTTGAAATCAAAACCAAACTGATTCAATTCATTAATGGATCTGATGCCgagatgtttaaaaaataaactgctgTTTAAGGCTTCAGAAAAGGATTTCAATTTTGTCAGGAAGAAACatgaacatttaaacatttcctCCAAACAAGGTAAGTCAATAATCCATGTGCTGatgaagatttctgtataaCTGAAAACTCCAgcagttattttgttttgtcagttATTGGGTAACTGTGGAAGAAGgtgaataataaatgaaacaaagtaaaaaaaattgttacaTAAATGAAGTatatttcttcatttatatACCAGTTTCTTCACTCTGTCCAATTTGAAATTTACTGATACTCAACAAGCCATCAGATGTACCGGTCAAATCAAAGACAAAAGTAAAGGGAAAATGTACTAATGCAAACACTATTTCAGTTTGAAGCGCTGAAGTATATTCAACCCTACAATCCTAGGAAATAAATGATTCCATGTGTAAATGTCAGTCAGCATAGCCAGAACACAATATAAATGCGTATTTCCCCCACTGCTCTGCACATTGTCTATGGGCTGTATTATATAGCCAGCATAGTTTGTTATTAATGGAGTAAGAGCAAGTTTTCAGTCCAGCCTGGCTCAATTAGCCCTTCACCTCTCTACAACTCTGCATAATCAGGACTGGACTGGTCACCTGCTGTAGAAAACCTACCTGACTCCCATCTTGCAGTCCATGATAATGGGCTTCCTCAGGCCGCTCAGCAGGTCCTCCAGCCGGATGTAGCAGCTCTCCCCTCTCTTGACCAAACCGTGGTACTGCGGGACAAAGGGCCTCAGCGGGTCTCTCATCAGGCAGTCCAGACACTTTGCCTCCACCTCGCTGTACAGCTTCAGCACCTCTCCTCCTTTGCTCAACTGGAAGTTACCTGGTGACACCAGCAACCAGcgaggagagaagaagaagaagcagattATTGTGTCTCCATATGTTCAGTAAAGCAGAGAAACGGAATGACTGAAGCATCTGGATTCAGCACCGGGAGCTAAACTCCCATCATTGAAATAAACTGTAAAGATGCACCGTTCATGACTGAATGAGCAGAAATTAAGACTAAGTGTAAAATGAAACCTCACAGAAGCTCTTAATTACTCTTTAAATTAGGTCTACATGCAGCAGTCTTCATTTAGAGGACAAATCTCTTGATCCTTGACCTGATCAAACACATTCTATAACACATTGTGTACCCTAAAAGTTCCTCCCAATAAAACAAAGACTCATTCTTAGGTCAAGAGCAGCTGacaaactgaaattaaatgtttttgctgAGCAGTGGTGACATTTACATACGTGCAGTCTATGTGCCATGTGAGCAGGATTGCAGAGATGCATGCTGGTGTGAACTGAGATCGTCTTATATTCACAACTGTGCCCAATTCCCACACAGAAAGCTTCTTAATCATTTTGAGATCCATCTATCTTTACATTATATCCTTTGGAAACGTGATCACTGCAGTTTCAGAGTGCCTCTATGCGTCTGCTTTGGGTGAACTGTAACACACATGCCTTGGTGTCCTGCCAGCTGGACCCAGGAGCTCTGTCTTGCCAGCGACCAGTGCATCATGGTCAGGAAGGTTTTCCAGGAGCGACACTGAGGCGTAAAAGAAGAACAGATTACGGAGCGCTCTGAGGAGGGAACAGAAAGTAGGTGTGAATGAagaatgaaatgacatatgTTCAGCTGTTACCCATCATCCATTTTCTCTGTGGCTTCTTTATCTGTCTTAAATTGCTGATGTTAAGTTTTATTGGCCTTCTGAAATATGTGCCAAAATAGTAAATCCAACTAAGCTAtagtacaatttaaaaaatagactaTGCTGTGAGTTGCATCACCTCTGCAGCATACAAGGCAATAAGGTTCACAAAAACcgataaaaatacacaaacgtCCTCCTTATTTGTtggtttaaaaacattttgttgccagaaggcttgtaaagaaaaatatttactgCAGGGGGGAAATCCGTCACATGTCTGTATTCAGAGTTCAGCACACTGACATATATAATCTAAttaaacaaggaaacagtaaaacatccCCAATCCCCTCTTGATTTACTACCTTAGCATTTAGAATAAACGGTACAAACAGTGTATGTATTTTTTACTCCTTAGAGACATGTATGTACCCTTTTGGTCCCCAAAAAGTTACGTATTGTTACCTTAGTGGCTAAGTGTAAAACACATAGACAAACATATTCCTCAGCAGGAAATTCAGAATTCTCCTACATCTGAATATCTGCATGTATACAGATGGAAAGACCTGCAAGCAGAGTTTAACCTGGTAACTGTGAGAGGCTCAGACACTGTGCTGATTTAGAGAAACAAGTTTATCACTCGTCCTTATTTGGCCTAATTCCTGCAAATGACAACTAGTGCCCATGTTCAGGGAATCCTGTGTGATTTCTCTTTTCAATTGAACCTGTTCCTCTCTTCCGGTCTTTCTCAATAGGCCTTTGTCCCTGCAGATagtttgactcagtagaaacaTTTTTTGGATAACAACAACAGCTTGAGGCGTCACAGCAACCATCATTAATTTTATGGTTAACACTTGTGCATTTCCTATGGTGACATGTCAAAAGTATCTGCTGTGATGAAAAAACCTAAAAGCCTATTCATATTTAATCTATTCATTTCGGGGGAAAAAATCCTTTGGGATCAAAGGAATTTAAAGTTAGatcttgtcttatttttgttaattCTGTGTCATATTGTGACCTGGATTGTGCctcatttgtacattttcttctggcaaaactgtaaacaaaTGTATAAACCATATCATGTAGCTTCAAAATATGTATTCAAAGCATCGCAAATATCTCCCTATGTGTGCACCAAAAGTAGTATATGCTGTACCTCAACAGTTATGATCTACTTTGTATATAAACAAAACAGTTGCCACCACACGTGCCCAGTGGAAAAACCTAAAAACAAGAGGGGCAGAAGCAGAACGGAGCATGCTCAGTAGTTTACAGTTTGGAGAAATTGGCTACATTATATAATATTTAGGCTCCAAATTGCAGACATTTGTTCACTAAATTCTCCTCTTTTGGTCACAAATGTTACGTTTCAGATACTCGTGTAAAAGTCTAATGTCTGACAATGTAAACACACTGAACTTCATctgctccctctcctcctcccctgtcTGTTCCCCTCTACTCTCATATCTGttccagcagcagtagcagccaGGCATGCAAACGCCATTCAAATCTGATCCTGTCAAAGTCTTCTTTCAAGCCCATGCAAATCACCAGGACCACAAGTGCAAAGAACAGCTGAAACATACGGTTTTACAcctttttcatggaaaaccaGAGCAGCCTGTAGCACAGGGGTGATGCCAGTAGACTGGGATGTTAAATTCCAGCAGAGCAAAGGTTTTGAGCTGCATCCATTTATCATGTGTTTACATCAGCTCTTCTCACCTTCCTGAAAGTCTTCCTCTTCGACGCGGCATCCTCTCCTTCGCTGAAGACCTCATCGCTTTCTGCTGAGGAGAGGTTgatggaggagcaggaggagctggaCGAGGAGTGCAGCAGCTTGGAGAGGATTGGATGTGGGGAGGACCACTGATGTGCTGTTGAGCCTCTTGTCAGTCCTGGCAGATTCTCGGCCTCTTCGTCCTCCCCCTCACGGGTCTCCCCCCTGTCCTCACACTTTACAGGTGAAGAGCTCCCCctcgtttcttcttcttctttattccTCCATTTCTCAAAACTGGACTTGCTGCCtctccagtgtttcccctcACCATCCCCACTCTCCTCATCTTCATGCCCCTTTTCTTTCCCGTCCTCCTCCACTCTTCTTTTCCCGCTCCACCTTCCTCTGTCCCAGCCATCTGTGTCTCCCTCATAGCTTCCCCCCAACCTCTccgtcctcctccacctccatttTGCCTTCATTCCATCTCTTGCACATCTTGAGGtcaactctttttttctttctgtgttttgaattttttccTTCACGTTTGGCTGGAAAACCCCATCAGACTCCGAGTTTTCCTCATCATCCCACTCTCCGTCCTCTCCTAGTCCACCTATACGCTGACTGTAAGGGGGGAAGCTTTTTGTCGAGTGAAGTTTGGGTCTGGATCTCACTCTGACCCCACTGCAGCTGCTGGACGGCCCTTCGCTGATCGACAGATGCTGGTGTGTTTCATCTGTACGTCTGGTACAAGAGTCACTCTCCAAAGTTTGCtcgttctttctttctgtcttcatcCCCTCTGTGTGGTTTTCATCTGTAGTGTCCATCTTTGTGTCCAGCGCGGAGCAGAGGTGGTTAATCTGCTCCATGAGTCCAACATGTGCTTGTACAACAAGGAAATGTTTACCATGAGATACACAGCTTTGAATATGTTTGAGGAAATTCATTTCCAAGTCTaaacatgaacaacatttttacacaaatagTAAAATATTGCTACAAATGCTCATGTGTCTATGTCACCTTACCTCATCTGTGTCTTCCACCTTCAGTGACCTAAACTTTCAGCCTGTCACTGAGCGACATCCCtccctctcagtctctgctgggGCCACGTTTTGCATGCAGTGACGTTATTGAGTTTCCAAAGCTGCTGGAGTTTGTCCAACGGTGAAACAGGTCAGCAGGATATCCAGGAATGACTGCGTCAAACAGCTAGAAGTAGAGTTTCCTCCCTCCGGTAATTAGTACTTTGTTACAACGGTTAAACAGAGTGCACACTGGGATTAGGTATTTTTGCGTAGTAAAAAAGATGCACAGGATGTCTCATGATGTTTTAATCGTAATTTTATGTTGTGCTCAAATAAGAAAAGGGTTGacaacattttaaagtgacatttcagcctGCTTCACAATCTTACATTTTATAGTTAACAGGAGTCAGTCTGTGAGAGCATTTCAGTAAATGTTAGTGCACGCTATGAAGGCCCTAAGTGTTACATTAATAACTAAATTAgtcattttgaaacaaatacacaTGAAACAATTAAATACTATTTTATCCCCTCACGTTGTTGTCCCAccatatttatttacttttatgtaAGTCTTTTCACTTTTACAACACAAATGGCAcctgtgtttcatttaaaaacatcatgTTTTAACACAAAGTCTTTCTCTGTTAATCCAGACAAACAAATCtgacacagagcagcagttcactCATTCAGACCAAACTACCGCTCAGTCGCATCTGACtgtcgtaaaaaaaaaaaaaaaaaaaaagtgctatgAACTCAAATGGGTGTCTGGGGAAAATGGCATTAGTAGAAATAAAGATAAAACTTTGGAAAAactattttggaaaaaaaaaactactggaATGAGAAGAATTCCTACAATAAAATCTGTAGTAGTGAAAAGAAACCCAACAACAGAACCATTTATAGTTTTGAGGTACTTGTACTTTACTTGGATATTTGCATTTTATGCTTCTTAGTACTACAAGGGAAGAGTACTGCAGAGTAATattatagtttttattttactacattGATTTGACAGTtgctgtttcttgttcatttccaGATTATGAAAACACTTTACAATGTATCTTTATAAAGGGTGCAATAGCATGTATGTATATAAAATTAGCTTCACCTCAACCagctgtgacacacacacacacacacacacacacacacacacacacacacacacacacatatatatatatatatttgctgaTCATACTTCTGTATTTTGAACACAgagcttttcattttatttcatcattttcactTAAATTAAAACATTAGCTCTTTTTCTTCAACTGCATCGGAATAAAACACCATTTAATACgttacatttaatattttgctAGCATTTATtcaaatgtgtatatatattgcAGAATGTCTTATGGAGTGTCTCTCCACAACAGTGAGCACAAAACCATGACCATTAGATGCAAAGTAATAAAAAGGCACcagaaatgaacattttttatcAAGAGATGAGGGTTCAGTTAAAGGGTCCAAagctaaaataataataacagtaatacagCAGCGTGCAGAGGACAGGTTGTACTTTTTCTGAGACATTTTCCACCACATATCAGTCTTAAATCTACATCTCACCATCAAGATTACATGTCACACGTTCTCACCTTCCTTCATTTATAACCTCAGGCTGCCTCTGATTCTTTCATTTCACCCTGACCAAGTTTATTTCCGTCTTGCAGCTGTGTGCCGTTGCCAAAGGGCAAATGGGGTTCCTCCAGGCTTAGATCTGTGGGGTTTATCTGGCAGGGACCCAGCAGCTCTGTGATACCTGTCAAATGATTTGTTTCTGCAGTCAAACACACTATATCACACTCACATTGTCAGTACCAAGTGACTGACGCAAATAGcccaaataacataaaaattatTTATGTCTGTGATATTTCTGTGTACCCGCAGGAACATCTTTTTCATCCTCTTGCTTGCTGTTTGTGTTCTCCTCTATGTTGGACAGCAGTCCGTCTGTCCTGCGCTGCAAACAGCAGGGAGACAGATAAGTCTGAGCTACAACATCTGGAAGAAAACAGCTAATAATTCACActtaatgagacacaaatacGTGAAATGTGCAGCTATAGAGTGAGCTTCTCCTCTCACCTCGCGTGGTTTGACATCTGCCCTCAGCAGCACCCTCATGTAgctgaggatgaagaggatgctGAGGAAGACAAAGTTACTGGACACGCCAATCAGGGCTGATAAGACAGGGAAGTAGAAGAGCAAGTATCTGATGTGgggacagagaaaataaaacaacgtGCTGTTACAGATTTACAagtcgttttgttttttgactttGTCCCAGTCTGGCTCATCTGCTTCAGTGGGTCATTTCCTATAATTCTCTTCAGCTCACTTCCCTGCATATGTGAGCTATAATTATAACAGAGGCTTTAATCAGCCCAAAGAGAGAATTTTTCCACTGAAGAGAAGTGAGATTGTTTCCTACCACAAGCAGAACAGTTCTTGTGGTTTCATCTGTTGTATTCAAGTCTAGTAGCATCACTGCTGAGAAATGTGTGTCTCCTCTTCCTCTACATATGGTTCCATTTTCATTATTGAGCGTTGACTTGAATGCGAACATGCATGGACTACTCCTTCCTAGAAAGAAGACCCCTACACTTGGCCGTATTCTTGCATCTCATAAGATttgttttgcagttgttttgtgtctttttattgacCGCTATGACTTTCCAACAAATTTATTTTCATTGGAAAGTCACATGCATGCCCCAGGCCTCTTTATATGAGGGGCTTGTTCAGAAATCCAAAGCTGTAAGTTCTGTAACACGACTAAAACACGCTCTGTAGCTACTAGTAACTCAATGTGATGCCTTGTTGCCATTGACAACTGATGTACGAGAAAGACACAAACTCTGCTGAGGCTAGATTAGTCGACAGAAATCAAACTGTCTGATCTCTGATACATAAATGTGTACTCTAGGGGTATTAATATATATGGCTATAGACAATACCATGTTTGAAAAAGTAATATAGATACCATGACAGGATTTCACAACTGATAGTCTAATCATCCAGCACAAAAAGGCTCTCACTCCACATCACCTTACTTTAATTTTGAGGCAGTTGCAAAGGAAACCTCAATAAAGAGAGTTAAAGACAAAATTCACCAGTAACATTatatatttcattattataATTGATGTCATAATGATGTTTTTAGCGTGAATTCTTCAGCGACGTCACTTTAATGCCACAAAATTTGGTGTTGTGTAAATAGTTCTTACCTAATGCCGGTGAAATGAGCGTGAACGTACAGCTGAGACGAGTAGATCTGCACCTTGTTGGACAGAATCTCGACGACAGCCGTGACTGAGGGGGAATACTGATCACAGAGAAAAACCTGTTAGACTgacttcaacaacaacaaaaacaacaaaaaacttatTACGTCAAGCTTTCAACCTTCAGGATCGAATATCTACCGACGACTCACAGGGTCATCCGTGTAGTCTGAGAAAAGCTCCACATCCAGCACTTGTTTCTGCTCGACTACTCCGCTCAGGAAGGCGGGGAGGAACAGCAGCGTTCCCAGAGTCCTCAGCAGGTCTGACCTGTACCGCAGCATGCTCTGAAcccaacacaacaacacatgcAAGACAGCATCCCTAAACACTTCTCACTTATATGAGGAATGCTTAGGAAAGGATGGTTGGTGAGGATTTCACTTCAGTATAACTCTGATTGGGTTATCCTGCTCACGTTAATGAACAATAACAAAAGCTGATCTCAGACTTTGCTGTTAAAGCGTTCATTCCTTCAGGGACCTATAGGAGCAAACCAAAAAGTTTGGAGGCTGTATTTTTGGTAGTGGATGTGACTGAGAGTTTAAATAGGCTGATTTATTTGGAAAATATATGTTTGAACATATATAGTACAGCATATATGTTATATACGGAGATGTAAAATATTTCTAACAGTAATCTAAGGATTTTATGCAGTTCAACACAAAAACGCAACCATTAAAAGCACCAGATGAACATTCCAATTCCATTCCAATATGTTGTTGTAGTTTCAAAACAAGTGTTTATTAGAGGATTGTTACGCTttgcattacattttttcctgtgtttaacCCTCatattgtcttcatttacaggcaccaaaaatattgtttccttgtctgaaaaaaatccaaaaattcagcaaaaaaaattcccccaatttctgaaaatttgcaaaatcttcagggagaaaattccaataattccttaaaagttttattttaaaaaacaccgaatttgacaagaaaattcttcaaaaaatgagaaaatcttcccaaaaaatcctaaaaatatctgaagtgactacatatatgtcagtaaaagttctattttcttttaagaacattcacaaaaaaaattcactggatttggttgtttatttctgtgaatgttcttaaagaaacatttttaacatttcttttttgtccaccaaaaaatgttcaaaaatttcccaaaaatgttgaggATGTAGACATCacaaagtttcactgtgaaaatatatatttttcccacattttcgaacttaaaatgggtcaatttgggTTAAGTAAGTGAGCGCCACATCTCCATTCATTATGTATCTCCATCTGCATTCGTCAGCAGTTTACTTGTTCACGTCTGTCGTCTCGATCACCTCAGCACTGAGATCACCTTCTGTTTCAGTTCAACACATG containing:
- the LOC110957321 gene encoding seipin-like — encoded protein: MLRYRSDLLRTLGTLLFLPAFLSGVVEQKQVLDVELFSDYTDDPYSPSVTAVVEILSNKVQIYSSQLYVHAHFTGIRYLLFYFPVLSALIGVSSNFVFLSILFILSYMRVLLRADVKPRERRTDGLLSNIEENTNSKQEDEKDVPAGITELLGPCQINPTDLSLEEPHLPFGNGTQLQDGNKLGQGEMKESEAA